In a genomic window of Spiroplasma melliferum:
- a CDS encoding Putative Hypothetical transmembrane protein encodes MNNFSLTKEKGLWQKIFKKIPWFYHVIFLMTGIVAGLLFQFLYIKRWDFPYFFIFIIAIIMLYCVLFLLFSPIIKQNWFLKKGFNEK; translated from the coding sequence ATGAATAATTTTTCATTGACAAAAGAAAAAGGCCTTTGACAAAAAATTTTTAAAAAAATTCCATGATTTTATCATGTCATTTTTCTTATGACTGGAATTGTAGCTGGACTTTTATTTCAATTTTTATATATTAAACGATGAGATTTTCCTTATTTTTTTATTTTTATTATTGCGATAATAATGCTTTATTGTGTACTATTTTTATTATTTAGTCCCATTATTAAGCAAAATTGATTTTTAAAAAAAGGTTTTAATGAAAAATAA
- a CDS encoding coproporphyrinogen III oxidase: MIEHLYVHIPFCDHICFYCDFFKIKKSRPIMIDEYLTSLEQEIAQPHPNFALKTIYLGGGTPNSLDDIQLERLLQLLQKVVQGPIIEYTIELNPEKITKSQLQLLKKYHINRLSIGVETFNDQLLKKVNRYHNSTDVVNSYYLARQEGFDNISFDLIYNLFDQTQVDIEADLLMIQKLQPDHISWYSLILKENSYWGKTKLKLPEYDIAFDEIINTALTKIGYERYEISNYTNNKKKSRHNLAYWTNKSFWLLGPSAAGFINNDGYYLLQNSRKYANWTQTKTELSLKDYYFQILMMGLRVLDGIDLVKVKDAKKAVNYYQSKIDVEVQKNNLVFDNNHLRCTSQGLNILNDILVNIMD; the protein is encoded by the coding sequence ATGATTGAGCATTTATATGTACATATTCCTTTTTGTGACCATATTTGTTTTTATTGTGATTTTTTTAAAATTAAAAAATCACGTCCAATAATGATTGATGAATATTTAACTTCATTAGAGCAAGAAATTGCTCAACCTCATCCTAATTTTGCTTTAAAAACAATTTATTTAGGAGGAGGAACACCCAATAGTTTAGATGACATTCAATTAGAACGGTTATTACAACTTTTACAAAAAGTTGTGCAAGGTCCAATAATTGAATATACAATTGAACTAAATCCAGAAAAGATTACAAAAAGTCAATTACAACTTTTAAAGAAATATCATATTAACCGTCTTTCAATTGGGGTTGAAACTTTTAATGATCAGTTATTAAAAAAAGTTAATCGTTATCATAATAGTACTGATGTTGTTAATAGTTATTACTTAGCTCGGCAAGAAGGCTTTGATAATATTTCGTTTGACTTAATTTATAATTTATTTGACCAAACACAAGTTGACATTGAAGCAGATTTATTAATGATTCAAAAATTACAACCTGATCATATTAGTTGATATTCGTTAATTTTAAAAGAAAATTCATATTGGGGCAAAACAAAACTTAAATTACCAGAGTATGATATTGCATTTGATGAAATTATTAATACTGCATTAACTAAAATAGGTTATGAAAGATACGAAATTTCAAATTACACTAATAACAAGAAAAAATCACGACATAATTTGGCATATTGAACTAATAAATCTTTTTGATTACTTGGTCCTAGTGCAGCTGGTTTTATTAATAATGATGGATATTATTTATTACAAAATTCGCGAAAATATGCTAATTGAACACAAACTAAAACAGAATTATCGTTAAAGGATTATTATTTTCAAATTTTAATGATGGGGTTACGTGTTTTAGATGGCATTGATTTAGTAAAGGTTAAAGATGCAAAGAAAGCAGTCAATTACTATCAAAGTAAAATTGATGTAGAAGTACAAAAAAATAATTTAGTTTTTGATAATAATCATTTACGTTGTACAAGTCAAGGATTAAACATTTTAAATGATATTTTAGTTAATATTATGGATTAA
- a CDS encoding Phosphotransferase system PTS,trehalose specific IIBC component: MTKKTYTTEIVALIPLLGGIDNIISYTHCVSRIRLVLKDNTKANSKEIEELDNVKGTVQPIGQYHIVIGPDVNNYFAEFKKYLTSKTEKLGENITNESTVKKGKWYQRLLQHFSEIFIPLVPALIAGGLILGFRNILEANWNGEGTSLVSISGFAKGLDDFLWIPAQAVFWYIPVTICWSIFAKMGGSPVLGIIIGLTLLLPPLVDIFEIAKGAKNSLWIFDVAPTFDFGAWSFPWKIQYTGQVIPAIGVAFFGVYLEKGLNRIVPAVLKQIFVPLLTILLSFTVGLCLIGPIGYIIGSAISVGLSWALVNPIAKYFFGPILGLLYAPIVITGVHTMLNAVMIQDTVQIGGTFIFPILCMSNIAQGSASLMFTINNRKDPKMKEIGISATTSAWLGVTEPALYGINLRFLYPFLAAIVGSASGAMLLTVAGVTSNGIGNGAWLGILSIQSFSQVQGVQTFIGTGYTWFILSALLTMSVTMALTWFLEKLPRFTKLRDEILQVKGTSLISFKKQPKVVENISK, translated from the coding sequence ATGACAAAAAAAACATATACTACTGAAATAGTAGCGTTAATTCCGTTATTGGGAGGAATTGACAATATTATTTCATATACTCATTGTGTTTCCCGGATTAGATTAGTTTTAAAAGACAATACAAAAGCAAATTCAAAGGAAATCGAAGAATTAGATAATGTTAAAGGAACGGTTCAACCAATTGGACAATATCATATTGTAATTGGACCTGATGTCAATAATTATTTTGCTGAATTTAAAAAATACTTAACTTCTAAAACAGAAAAATTAGGAGAAAATATAACAAATGAATCAACAGTAAAAAAAGGAAAATGATATCAACGCTTATTACAACATTTTTCAGAAATCTTTATTCCACTAGTCCCAGCCTTAATAGCGGGGGGATTAATTTTAGGATTTCGTAACATTTTAGAAGCAAATTGAAATGGCGAAGGAACTTCATTGGTAAGTATTTCAGGATTTGCTAAAGGGTTAGATGATTTTTTGTGAATTCCAGCCCAAGCTGTCTTTTGATATATCCCAGTTACAATTTGTTGATCAATTTTTGCCAAAATGGGAGGTTCTCCAGTTCTTGGTATTATTATTGGTTTAACCTTATTATTACCACCATTAGTCGATATTTTTGAAATTGCCAAAGGAGCTAAAAATTCATTATGAATTTTTGATGTAGCACCAACATTTGACTTTGGAGCATGAAGTTTTCCATGAAAAATTCAATATACAGGACAAGTAATTCCAGCAATTGGAGTAGCCTTTTTTGGAGTTTATTTAGAAAAAGGATTAAATCGAATTGTCCCCGCTGTTTTAAAACAAATTTTTGTACCATTATTAACAATTTTATTATCGTTTACAGTTGGATTATGCTTAATTGGTCCAATTGGTTATATTATTGGAAGTGCAATTTCAGTTGGATTAAGCTGAGCATTAGTTAATCCAATTGCAAAATACTTCTTTGGTCCAATTTTAGGATTATTATATGCACCAATTGTAATTACTGGTGTTCATACGATGCTTAATGCAGTAATGATTCAAGATACAGTTCAAATTGGGGGAACCTTTATTTTTCCAATTTTATGTATGTCAAATATTGCGCAAGGAAGTGCTTCCTTGATGTTTACTATTAATAATCGAAAAGACCCCAAGATGAAAGAAATTGGAATTTCTGCCACAACGTCCGCTTGATTAGGAGTGACTGAGCCAGCATTATATGGAATTAATTTACGTTTTCTTTATCCATTCTTAGCAGCAATTGTTGGATCAGCAAGTGGTGCAATGTTATTAACAGTTGCAGGAGTAACTTCAAATGGAATTGGAAATGGAGCATGATTAGGAATTTTATCAATTCAATCATTTAGTCAAGTCCAAGGTGTTCAAACATTTATTGGTACCGGATATACTTGGTTTATTCTTAGTGCACTATTAACAATGAGTGTAACAATGGCCTTAACATGATTTTTAGAAAAACTTCCACGTTTTACAAAGTTACGAGATGAAATATTGCAAGTTAAGGGAACAAGTTTAATTAGTTTTAAAAAACAACCAAAAGTGGTTGAAAATATTAGTAAATAA
- a CDS encoding prolipoprotein diacylglyceryl transferase — protein MNRLLLTSGPPNPGWITPTNTPHNILATYGGWIHMYAVFITLGMICSVLACFIRLKLKKVPIEPLIWSIFAIIPFSLFGASFFGKFNNDVNHPWVLEPGDVPFWSLFAFWKAGMSIHGGVLFGTITGLIVFGIVGRKAKVSLWVYTDCIIPNILLGQVLGRWGNFFNHELLGSVTSYDSLRWLPAFIRDNLWQWDGLSPETNKLGEIVFRQPIFLYESFFNFLAWLFITFFIPVAGQLFSKKPWKKDAKEYPFDLKYNFIHFFNRKYIKPDKLTWKEVWDKAYFNYIPNQKQLDEMVKRNEQADSLKEESGFTNKIKKWWHNDSAALTKLNNPGRYAITRSGVQTGFYFFLWNLIRFILETQRDDDTSLFIKNHRTLDYTVLILIALIGLGLAIYAQWGAPKKFRKNGFMYEKEYVDFHSLQTWKFEKYLNNNIVIGEDNYIDKLPTVIKTKVMEFLGYQVEPFEKYFELKYIKTSEHEGSKDEVINYSFKIVALATAKNKFIDELVVNQTFKFNLSKILQQTTLELSKPDNNSYFTLTKKQLGLLLNDIIHTSEKTSDIKTSWHQFYPHINEQKTTIFNLDFNDLIAFDELKINPKAKKIEISKFQFKENQFYYFNKKIYFKLKWK, from the coding sequence ATGAACAGGTTACTATTAACGAGTGGACCACCAAATCCAGGATGAATTACACCAACTAATACGCCACATAATATTTTAGCAACATATGGTGGGTGAATTCATATGTATGCTGTTTTTATTACATTAGGAATGATTTGCTCAGTTTTAGCATGTTTTATTCGACTAAAATTAAAAAAAGTTCCAATTGAACCATTAATTTGATCAATTTTTGCTATTATTCCATTTTCATTATTTGGAGCTAGTTTTTTTGGAAAATTTAATAATGATGTTAATCATCCTTGAGTATTAGAACCAGGTGATGTTCCATTTTGATCTTTATTTGCGTTTTGAAAAGCTGGAATGAGTATTCATGGCGGTGTTTTATTTGGAACAATTACTGGTTTAATTGTTTTTGGCATTGTTGGTCGAAAAGCAAAAGTTTCACTTTGAGTTTATACTGATTGCATTATTCCAAATATTTTATTAGGACAAGTATTAGGTCGTTGAGGTAATTTTTTTAATCATGAATTATTAGGAAGTGTTACTTCCTATGATTCATTACGCTGATTACCAGCTTTTATTCGTGATAATTTATGACAGTGGGATGGTTTATCACCAGAAACAAATAAACTTGGTGAAATTGTGTTTCGCCAACCGATCTTTTTATATGAATCATTCTTTAATTTCTTAGCATGATTATTTATTACTTTTTTTATTCCTGTTGCTGGACAATTATTTAGTAAAAAGCCATGAAAAAAAGATGCAAAAGAATATCCTTTTGATTTAAAGTATAATTTTATTCATTTTTTTAATCGAAAATATATTAAACCCGATAAACTGACTTGAAAAGAAGTTTGAGATAAAGCATATTTTAACTATATACCAAACCAAAAACAATTAGATGAAATGGTTAAAAGAAATGAACAAGCGGATAGTTTAAAGGAAGAATCTGGTTTTACAAATAAAATTAAAAAATGATGACATAATGATAGTGCTGCATTAACAAAATTAAATAATCCAGGGCGTTATGCAATTACACGCAGTGGGGTTCAAACTGGTTTTTATTTCTTTTTATGAAATTTAATTCGTTTTATTTTAGAAACACAACGTGATGATGACACAAGTTTATTTATTAAAAATCATCGCACCCTAGATTATACGGTCTTAATTTTAATTGCTCTGATTGGTTTAGGATTAGCAATTTATGCCCAATGAGGAGCACCTAAAAAATTCCGTAAGAATGGATTTATGTATGAAAAAGAATATGTTGATTTTCATAGTTTGCAAACATGAAAATTTGAGAAATATTTAAATAATAATATTGTTATTGGCGAAGACAATTACATTGATAAACTACCAACAGTCATTAAAACAAAAGTAATGGAATTCTTAGGATATCAAGTTGAACCTTTTGAAAAATATTTTGAATTAAAATATATTAAAACAAGTGAACACGAAGGAAGCAAAGATGAAGTTATTAATTATAGTTTTAAAATAGTTGCATTAGCAACAGCAAAGAATAAATTTATTGATGAATTAGTTGTTAATCAAACTTTTAAATTTAATTTAAGTAAAATTTTACAACAAACAACATTAGAATTATCAAAACCTGATAATAATAGTTATTTTACCTTAACAAAAAAACAATTGGGATTATTATTAAATGATATTATTCATACTTCTGAAAAGACAAGTGATATTAAAACAAGTTGGCATCAATTTTATCCTCATATTAATGAACAAAAAACAACAATTTTTAATCTTGATTTTAATGATTTAATTGCTTTTGATGAATTAAAAATTAATCCAAAAGCTAAAAAAATTGAAATATCAAAATTCCAATTTAAAGAAAATCAATTTTATTACTTTAATAAAAAGATTTATTTTAAATTAAAATGAAAATAA
- a CDS encoding Trehalose-6-phosphate hydrolase, which produces MNKINFQEAIVYEIHPQSFYDSNHDGVGDLQGIIQKLDYLAMLGVNYLWLNPIYVSPQKDNGYDVSDYKNINPLFGTMNDFEMLVTEAGKRNIYIMMDMIFNHCSTEHEWFQKAQTGNPDYLQRFFFLPGDKAKCPNNWQSKFGGSVWEYHDELKMFYLHLFDKTQVDLNWKNESLRQDIYQIVNYWLQKGVRGLRFDVINLIGKPNIFENDLTGDGRKYYTDTPQVHTYLQEMAQNTYLKTNDIITVGELSSTSIKQAILYTKPVSQELNMAFTFHHLKIDYLNNEKWKLAPYDPAKLVAKIKEWQIPVQAAGGWLANFLNNHDQPRALSRFGDPENYRFESATALAAVVLLLRGTPYLYQGEEFGMENNNYTKIEQLKDVESINYYHILQKEGEQPNTILEVLSARSRDNARTPMQWNNQQFAGFSTHKPWIDVNTNYLKINWEKDYHSSQSIFKAYQMLIQLRKNNLAFSYGEIEFVEIAPTILSFYRYYEQNKFLVLINLSDQTIMIPDNLLPEKTMYNNYSTFEKKINPYQVIVFDYLMAKPFK; this is translated from the coding sequence ATGAATAAAATAAATTTTCAAGAAGCGATTGTATATGAAATTCATCCGCAATCGTTTTATGACAGTAATCATGATGGTGTTGGTGATTTACAAGGAATTATTCAAAAATTAGATTATTTAGCAATGTTAGGAGTTAATTATCTATGATTAAATCCAATTTATGTATCACCACAAAAAGATAATGGTTATGATGTTTCAGATTACAAAAATATTAATCCACTTTTTGGGACAATGAATGATTTTGAAATGTTAGTTACAGAAGCAGGAAAACGAAACATTTATATTATGATGGATATGATTTTTAATCATTGTTCAACAGAACATGAATGATTTCAAAAAGCACAAACAGGGAATCCAGATTACTTACAACGATTTTTCTTTCTTCCTGGTGACAAAGCAAAGTGCCCAAATAATTGGCAAAGTAAGTTTGGTGGTTCGGTATGAGAATATCACGATGAATTAAAAATGTTTTATTTACATTTATTTGATAAAACACAAGTTGATTTAAATTGAAAGAATGAAAGTTTACGCCAAGATATTTATCAAATTGTTAATTATTGATTACAAAAAGGGGTACGAGGATTACGATTTGATGTTATTAATTTAATTGGTAAACCAAATATTTTTGAAAATGACTTAACTGGTGATGGTCGGAAGTATTATACTGATACACCACAAGTTCATACATATTTACAAGAAATGGCACAGAATACTTATTTAAAAACAAATGACATTATTACTGTTGGTGAGTTATCATCAACATCAATAAAACAAGCGATTTTATATACAAAACCAGTGTCACAAGAATTAAATATGGCTTTCACTTTTCATCATTTAAAAATTGATTATTTAAATAATGAAAAATGAAAATTAGCTCCCTATGATCCAGCGAAACTAGTAGCAAAAATTAAGGAATGACAAATCCCAGTACAAGCAGCAGGTGGCTGGTTAGCTAATTTTTTAAATAACCATGATCAACCACGGGCATTATCCCGCTTTGGTGATCCAGAAAATTATCGTTTTGAATCAGCTACAGCTTTAGCGGCTGTTGTCTTGTTACTACGAGGAACACCATATCTTTATCAAGGGGAAGAATTTGGTATGGAAAATAATAATTATACAAAGATTGAACAGTTAAAAGATGTTGAATCAATTAATTATTATCACATTCTTCAAAAAGAAGGAGAACAACCAAATACTATTTTAGAAGTGTTAAGTGCACGCTCACGTGATAATGCTCGTACTCCAATGCAATGAAATAATCAGCAATTTGCTGGTTTTAGTACGCATAAACCTTGAATTGATGTTAATACAAATTATTTAAAAATTAATTGAGAAAAAGATTATCATAGTTCGCAATCAATTTTTAAAGCTTATCAAATGTTAATTCAACTTCGTAAAAATAATCTTGCCTTTAGTTATGGCGAAATTGAATTTGTTGAAATTGCTCCAACAATATTAAGTTTTTATCGTTATTATGAACAAAACAAATTTTTAGTATTAATTAATTTATCTGATCAAACAATTATGATTCCAGATAATTTATTGCCTGAAAAAACAATGTATAACAATTATTCAACTTTTGAAAAAAAAATTAATCCTTATCAAGTTATTGTGTTTGATTATTTAATGGCAAAACCATTTAAATAA
- a CDS encoding GTP-binding protein YsxC produces the protein MFKFKNANYITSAVNKAGWINDDLFEIAFLGKSNVGKSSFLNMLTNQRQLAKVSQIPGKTRMLNFFAINNNQFRIVDAPGYGFAKVGNQYKMDFAKMMEEYLTQRENLKFVCLLVDLRHPPTQDDYEMYQYLKHFSIFTVLIGTKLDKVKKNDIQKHEKMIKAKLNFADSDYFIKTSSRNKIARDECWTLFAKLLNFNE, from the coding sequence ATGTTTAAGTTTAAAAATGCGAATTATATTACATCAGCGGTTAATAAAGCAGGTTGAATTAATGATGATTTATTTGAAATTGCTTTTTTAGGGAAAAGTAATGTTGGTAAATCAAGTTTTTTAAATATGTTAACAAATCAACGTCAATTAGCAAAAGTTTCGCAAATTCCCGGGAAAACGCGGATGCTAAATTTCTTTGCAATTAATAATAACCAATTTCGAATTGTTGATGCACCAGGATATGGGTTTGCAAAAGTTGGTAATCAATATAAGATGGATTTTGCAAAAATGATGGAAGAATATTTAACTCAACGAGAAAATTTAAAATTTGTTTGTTTATTAGTAGACTTACGGCATCCACCAACACAAGATGATTATGAAATGTATCAATATTTAAAGCATTTTAGCATTTTTACAGTTTTAATTGGAACAAAACTTGATAAGGTAAAAAAGAATGATATTCAAAAGCATGAAAAGATGATTAAGGCTAAATTAAATTTCGCTGATAGTGATTATTTTATTAAAACATCAAGTCGAAATAAAATCGCTCGTGATGAATGTTGGACATTATTTGCAAAATTATTAAATTTTAATGAATAG
- a CDS encoding putative ferritin has translation MLTKDIEKDLQHYIDEHIKMQFFCYNLSSAADKLGFPGFSHYFQVQAQDEVLHQRRIMNFVLDRDGHYQIKNIAEEYKDIKNIIELMETYQTKRAYFAELTNKLAQHANTVGDLVTYKFYDWFIIDFYEELAEVKDIIEWIKMSNNNYYEIDRKMGTKEEPDTLTVIDPFSPHA, from the coding sequence ATGTTAACAAAAGATATTGAAAAAGATTTACAACATTATATTGATGAACACATTAAAATGCAATTCTTTTGCTATAATTTGAGTTCAGCCGCTGATAAATTAGGGTTTCCTGGTTTTAGTCATTATTTCCAAGTTCAAGCACAAGATGAAGTTTTACATCAACGTCGAATTATGAATTTTGTTTTAGACCGTGATGGTCATTATCAAATTAAAAATATTGCTGAAGAATATAAAGATATTAAAAATATTATTGAATTAATGGAAACCTATCAAACAAAACGGGCATATTTTGCTGAATTAACAAATAAATTAGCACAACATGCCAATACCGTTGGTGATTTAGTTACTTATAAATTTTATGATTGATTTATTATTGACTTTTATGAAGAATTAGCTGAAGTAAAAGACATTATTGAATGAATTAAAATGTCAAACAATAATTATTATGAAATTGATCGAAAAATGGGAACAAAAGAAGAACCAGATACTTTAACAGTTATTGACCCTTTTAGTCCCCATGCATAA
- a CDS encoding rRNA methylase yields the protein MNYREINSAQNEHIKLLAKLKEKKYRKEFNLALIEGWNIIDEALQQNLVVEILTTKINQRKLKNFNNILLTIVSESILTKLSQSKNSQNIIGVIDLTKVKEQNNFQFNQNILLLENIQDPGNVGTLIRTGLGFGFTNIILYNHTVDLFNDKVLRASQGAIFKVAIKEANLIEIKNFQLNRYKIITTGLKRQSVFLQDCQFKQNERYILALGNEGHGLSTTLQEISDYNVQIKINSQLESLNVAQAGTILMYEINRQMEEK from the coding sequence ATGAATTATCGAGAAATTAATTCAGCGCAAAATGAACATATTAAATTATTGGCAAAATTAAAAGAAAAAAAATATCGAAAAGAATTTAATTTAGCCTTAATTGAAGGATGGAACATTATTGATGAAGCATTACAGCAGAACCTTGTTGTTGAAATTTTAACAACAAAAATAAATCAACGAAAATTAAAAAATTTTAATAATATTTTATTAACAATAGTTTCCGAATCAATTTTAACTAAATTAAGTCAAAGTAAAAATAGTCAAAATATTATCGGTGTGATTGATTTAACTAAGGTTAAGGAACAAAATAATTTTCAATTCAATCAAAATATTCTTTTATTAGAAAACATCCAAGACCCAGGTAATGTAGGAACATTAATAAGAACTGGCCTTGGTTTTGGTTTTACAAATATTATTTTGTATAATCATACTGTTGACCTTTTTAATGATAAAGTATTACGTGCTAGTCAAGGTGCTATTTTTAAAGTCGCAATTAAAGAAGCTAATTTAATTGAAATTAAAAATTTTCAATTAAACCGATATAAAATTATTACAACTGGTTTAAAACGACAAAGTGTCTTTTTACAAGATTGCCAGTTTAAACAAAATGAACGATATATCTTAGCATTAGGTAATGAGGGACATGGACTTTCAACAACATTGCAAGAAATTAGTGATTATAATGTCCAAATTAAAATTAATTCACAACTTGAGTCATTAAATGTTGCTCAAGCAGGAACAATTTTAATGTATGAAATTAATCGTCAGATGGAGGAAAAATAA
- a CDS encoding putative Xaa-His dipeptidase: MEIDVEKLQKEYFDKALQKIQDIIRIPSVRSEAKPEAPFGEGIKKVLEYAINLGTELGFKTYQDLENSYGYVEYGSGSEIFAILGHLDVVPPGDLNKWEFEPFKPQIKDDKLFGRGSIDDKGPTIINLYALKYLKDHNYHPDYTIRLIFGLTEETDWASIKAYMKTEGVPALGYTPDGEFPVVYTEKGIINADIIGKGEPFTLIGGEAYNSVADVVSYQGSYLDDIKTRLEQKNIETKVENDCLIVKGKSSHGSLPERGINAALITLATYAELDNNSVIANFAKKHLYNNFHFSHLFPNMKDETGLLIVNNGIVEINQEKTRLTLNMRVPISYKLHDVQNPLIEELKKYNLELTNISWQEPLHMPVDSPMIKNMMKVYQEVTGDNYTKPVAIGGGTYAKAMPNCVAFGAEFDINESTMHAYNEYVKLDDLKKMLEIYTKAIPLLTKK, from the coding sequence ATGGAAATTGATGTTGAGAAATTACAAAAAGAATATTTTGATAAAGCTTTACAAAAAATTCAAGATATTATTCGAATTCCATCAGTTCGTAGTGAAGCAAAACCAGAGGCTCCATTTGGTGAAGGCATAAAAAAAGTTTTAGAATATGCTATTAATTTAGGAACAGAATTAGGTTTTAAAACATATCAAGATTTAGAAAATAGCTATGGTTATGTTGAATATGGTTCTGGCTCAGAAATTTTTGCAATTTTAGGACATTTAGATGTTGTTCCTCCAGGTGATCTTAACAAGTGAGAATTTGAACCATTTAAACCACAAATTAAAGATGATAAATTGTTTGGTCGAGGGTCAATTGATGATAAAGGTCCTACAATCATTAATTTGTATGCTTTAAAATATTTAAAAGACCATAATTATCATCCAGATTATACTATTCGTTTAATTTTTGGTTTAACAGAAGAAACAGATTGAGCATCAATTAAAGCTTATATGAAAACAGAAGGAGTGCCTGCCTTAGGATATACTCCAGATGGAGAATTTCCTGTTGTGTATACTGAAAAAGGAATTATTAATGCTGATATCATCGGTAAAGGTGAACCATTTACATTAATAGGTGGTGAGGCTTATAATTCTGTTGCTGATGTTGTTAGTTACCAAGGTTCTTATTTGGATGATATTAAAACTAGATTAGAACAAAAAAATATTGAAACAAAGGTGGAAAATGATTGCTTAATTGTTAAAGGGAAATCTTCACATGGTAGTTTACCAGAGCGAGGAATCAATGCTGCTTTAATTACTTTAGCAACATATGCTGAATTAGATAATAATTCAGTGATTGCAAATTTTGCAAAAAAACATTTATATAATAATTTTCATTTTAGTCATCTTTTCCCAAATATGAAAGATGAAACAGGATTATTAATTGTTAATAATGGAATAGTTGAAATTAATCAAGAAAAAACACGATTAACTTTAAATATGCGCGTTCCAATTTCATATAAATTACATGATGTACAAAATCCATTAATAGAAGAATTAAAAAAATATAACTTGGAATTAACAAATATTTCTTGGCAAGAACCACTGCATATGCCAGTTGATAGTCCAATGATTAAAAATATGATGAAAGTTTATCAAGAGGTTACTGGTGATAACTACACAAAACCTGTGGCAATCGGTGGTGGAACTTATGCTAAAGCAATGCCAAATTGTGTGGCTTTTGGAGCTGAATTTGACATTAATGAATCAACGATGCATGCTTATAATGAATATGTTAAACTTGATGATTTAAAAAAAATGTTAGAAATTTATACAAAAGCAATTCCTTTGTTAACAAAAAAGTAG